In the genome of Streptomyces aquilus, the window CGAGGGACATGGGCGCGTTCTTCCGCACCCAGTTCGCGGCAGCGACCAGGAGCGGTCCGTCCGTCTCCAGCCGGTGACGGCCCAGGACGCGGAGAACGGCACGCTTGTGACGGCCCAACCACAGATGCAGCGCCAGCCGGTCCGGGTCGTCGTGCAGCCGGCGGCGCAGTGCGCTCGGCCCCGTGCGGTCGTCGGACGTACCTTGGATCAACAGGCGGTCGAGGAAGCTCTCGTACAGGCTGACTCGATTGGTGGGCAGCGGACGGTGTGGGCTCACTGTGGCGCTCACCGCAGCGATCGTGGCGAGCAGGGGATTGCGCACGAGTTCACGCAACCGGCTGTCGTCCGTATCCTTGCGAAACCGGTCCGCCGCCGCCTGAGCCGGGTGAGGATCCTCGAACTGCGCGTGGAACCATTTGTCGGCGAATTCCCGCAGTTCCTCCGCTCCGAACAGGTCCAAGGCGTATTCGCCGAGCGTTGCTGTGCGCAACGGGGCCAGTTCGGCCTCCGGGAGGGGCCTGCTGGTGATGACGAACCGGTAGTCCCCGCTGGTACGCGCGTACTGCGCGATCGACTTGACGACGGCCTTGCGGGCGTCGTAGTCGGTGATCTCGTCCAGACCGTCCAGCAGGATGAGCCATCTCGCGCCGTTCACTCTGCCTTGAAAGAGCCACGGAGCGGGGTCCGCGATCAGGCTTGCCCCCATGCTGCGGCGCACGGCGCGGTCCAACGTCTTGCTCCACGAGGCGGCCTCCCCGACCAGCGTGTGCGCGGCGACCCGCACCGGCACCACCGGCTCCGAGACCGGTGCCGAAGCACTGGTTTCCTGGCGCAGCCATATGCGGGCCAGAGTCCAGGCCAGATGGCTGGTCAGAGTCGACTTACCAGCGCCGGGTTCGCCGGTGATCAACAGGTGTTCGTGCCGGGCGAGTGCGTCCTGGACCGGCAGACGGGCTTCGACCCGGAGGGAATCGGCTCCGGCGTTCGGCTCGTCGCGCGGCTCGCCGGCATGGTGTTCGGCAGTCCCTGGGGAGATGGTGCGTGGCGTGCGGACCCGTTGGCGCACGTACACCATCGACAGCGGCGGCTCCTCGACGCCGAGCATGTCGTACGGCAGTCGCTCCACCGCTCGCGCCTGAGCCTCCAACAGCGTCTTCAACGACAGGCTGGGTAAGGGAAGTTCGCTCCAAGAGGTCAGTTTTGGCGCGTGCGCGGTGCGAGCGGCGTCGGCGGCCCGGTCCATGGCCTCCTTGGCGCGAGTCCAGATAGGTTCCACCTCGGCCGGGTCCCGCCCCAGCGCCACGGCGTACGCCTTGACCTGCCGGATGGCGTACAGCCGGGTGGCGTTGCTGATGCCGTACACGACGTTCCTGGTCGCCAAATCGGCGCGTACGACGGCGTTGAGGCTCTGATAGCCGGCACCCTCGACGGCCTGGGTGAACCAGTCCGCCAACTCCTCCAGTTCCGGGTGGCGTTGTTGATCCCCCTTAGGTGGACGCCCTCCTGGCATGTTGCTCCTCGCTGACGCCCGTGTTTCCCGGTGTTTCCCAGCGTAGAGGGAAACTCCTGCCCTCTCCCAGAGTTGGAGATGTCCGCCAAAGCCGCCCCGCTCAACGGGAGTTGTCGACCTCATGACGCCGCTTGCCACCCTCGATCCAGTGCTCACCGTTGGGCTGGCCCTGGTGAGCGCTCTGACCGCTCTGGCCCGCGCTTGGATCGCCCATCGGACCGTCGTCCGCAAGGAGGTGGAGCACACTGAGCGGACGCGGATCGCGGTCACCGACACCGACAGCACCGACCGGGCCGCGGTGGTACGGGCCAGTGCCGAACTTGAGGCGGCGGCAAGGCCGTTGCCCGCGGGGCGCCGCAAGACACGCAGCCCATGACAGTCGTATACACACGGAAGGGCCCGGCCCCCAGGGAACCGGACCCTTCCGTCATGCCGGATTCAGAGGCTCACGCCTCGAACACCTCACGCACCAGCTGCTCCTGCTCGGCCTGGTGCCGCTTCGCGGAACCGACGGCCGGGGACGAGGAGTGCGGGCGGGAGATGCGGCGCAGGCGCTCCCCGTGGGGGACGTCGGCGCCGACCGCCAGGTCGAGGTGGTCGATCAGGTTGAGCGCGATGAACGGCCAGGCACCCTGGTTCGCCGGCTCCTCCTGGGCCCACAGGTACTTCTCGGCGTTCGGGTACTTGGCGATCTCGGCCTGGAGCTCGGCACCCGGCAGCGGGTACAGGCGCTCGATCCGGATGATCGCCGTGTCCGTGATGCCGCGCTTCTGACGCTCGGCCTCCAGGTCGTAGTACAGCTTGCCCGCGACGAACACGACCTTGCGGACCGCGGCCGCGTCCACCGACGTGTCGCCGATGACCGGGCGGAACTGACCCGACGTGAACTCCTCCGTCTTCGACGCGGCGGCCTTCAGGCGCAGCATCGACTTCGGGGTGAAGACCACCAGCGGCTTGTGGTGCGGGTTGTGCACCTGCCACCGCAGGAGGTGGAAGTAGTTCGACGGCAGGGTCGGCATCGCGACCGTCATGTTGTTCTGGGCGCAGAGCTGGAGGAACCGCTCGACACGGGCCGAGGAGTGGTCCGGGCCCTGGCCCTCGTAGCCGTGGGGGAGGAGGAGGGTGACGCCGGAGGTCTGGCCCCACTTCTGCTCCGCCGCCGAGATGTACTCGTCGACCACCGTCTGCGCGCCGTTGACGAAGTCGCCGAACTGCGCCTCCCACATCACGAGCGCGTCGGGGCGGGCCAGCGAGTAGCCGTACTCGAAGCCCATGACCGCGTACTCGGAGAGCAGGGAGTTGTAGACGTTGTAGCGGGCCTGGTCCTCGGCGAGGTACTGGAGCGGGGTGTACTCCTCGCCCGTCTCGCGGTTGATGAGGACCGCGTGGCGCTGGCCGAAGGTGCCGCGCTGGGAGTCCTGGCCCGACAGGCGGACCGGGGTGCCCTCCAGGAGCAGCGAGCCGACGGCGAGGGTCTCGCCCATGCCCCAGTCGATCGTCCCGTCCTCGACCATCGCCGCCCGGCGCTGGAGCTGCGGCAGCAGACGCGGGTGGACGTGGAAGGTGTCGGGGATGTTGACCTGGGACTCGGCGATCCGCTTCACGACCTCCGTGGAGATCGCGGTGTTCACGGCGACCGGGAACTCCGCCTGCGGGTCCGACACCGGGCCGGTGGCCGGCTGGGAGACGGCCTCGCGGACCTCGGTGAAGACCTTCTCCAGCTGGCCCTGGTAGTCCTGGAGCGCCTGCTCGGCCTCTTCCAGGGTGATGTCGCCGCGACCGATGAGGGACTCGGTGTAGAGCTTGCGCACCGAGCGCTTCTTGTCGATCAGGTCGTACATCAGCGGCTGGGTGAAGGCCGGGTTGTCCGACTCGTTGTGACCGCGGCGGCGGTAGCAGATGAGGTCGATCACGACGTCCTTGTTGAACGCCTGGCGGAACTCGAAGGCCAGACGGGCAACGCGGACGACCGCCTCGGGGTCGTCGCCGTTCACGTGGAAGATCGGCGCCTCGATCATGCGGGCCACGTCCGTGGCGTACATCGAGGAGCGCGACGACTCGGGAGCCGCCGTGAAGCCGACCTGGTTGTTGATGACGATGTGGACGGTGCCGCCGGTGCGGTAGCCCCGCAGCTGCGACATGTTCAGCGTCTCGGCCACCACGCCCTGGCCCGCGAAGGCCGCGTCACCGTGCAGGGCGACCGGCAGGACGGTGAAGTCCGTGCCGCCCTTGTTGATGATGTCCTGCTTGGCGCGGGCGATGCCCTCGATGACCGGGTCGACCGTCTCCAGGTGGGACGGGTTGGCGGCCAGCGAGACCGTGATCTGCTCGCCGTCCAGGCCGGTGAAGGTGCCCTGGGCGCCCAGGTGGTACTTCACGTCGCCGGAGCCGTGCATCGACTTCGGGTCGAGGTTGCCCTCGAACTCGCGGAAGATCTGGGCGTACGACTTGCCGACGATGTTGGCGAGCACGTTCAGGCGGCCGCGGTGGGCCATGCCGATGACGACCTCGTCCAGGCGCGACTCGGCCGCGCTGTCGATGACCGCGTCAAGCAGCGGGATGACGGACTCGCCGCCCTCCAGGGAGAACCGCTTCTGACCGACGTACTTCGTCTGCAGGAAGGTCTCGAAGGCCTCCGCCGCGTTCAGCCGGCGCAGGATGCGCAGCTGCTCCTCGCGCTCCGGCTTGGAGTGCGGGCGCTCGACGCGGTCCTGGATCCACTTGCGCTGCTTGGGGTCCTGGATGTGCATGAACTCGATGCCGGTGGTGCGGCAGTAAGAGTCGCGCAGCACGCCGAGGATGTCGCGCAGCTTCATCATCGACTTGCCGGCGAAGCCGCCGACGGCGAACTCGCGCTCCAGGTCCCACAGGGTGAGGCCGTGCTCGGTGATGTCCAGGTCGGGGTGCTTGCGCTGGCGGTACTCCAGCGGGTCGGTGTCGGCCATGACGTGGCCGCGGACCCGGTAGGAGTGGATCAGCTCGAAGACGCGGGCGGCCTTGGTGACGTCGTCGTCGTGCGACGCGTCGATGTCCCGGAGCCAGCGGACCGGCTCGTAGGGGATACGCAGGGCCTCGAAGATGTCGTCGTAGAAGCCGTTCTCGCCGAGCAGCAGGTTCGCGACGATCCGCAGGAACTCGCCGGAGGCGGCGCCCTGGATGACCCGGTGGTCGTAGGTCGACGTGAGCGTCATGACCTTCGAGATGCCGAGCTTGTTCAGGGTGTCCTGGGAGGTGCCCTGGAACTCCGCGGGGTAGTCCATGGAGCCGACGCCCATGATGACCGACTGGCCGGGCATCAGGCGCGGGACCGAGTGGACGGTGCCGAGGCCGCCCGGGTTGGTCAGGGAGACCGTGACACCCGAGAAGTCGTCCATCGTCAGCTTGCCGTCACGGGCGCGGCGGACGATGTCCTCGTAGGCCTGCCAGAACTCGAAGAAGTTCAGCGTCTCGGCCTTCTTGATGCCCGCGACGACCAGCTGGCGGTCGCCGTTGGGCTTCACCAGGTCGATGGCGAGGCCGAAGTTGACGTGCTCCGGCTTGACCAGGGTCGGCTTGCCGTCCTTCTCCGTGAAGGAGTAGTTCATCGACGGCATGGCCTTGATGGCCTGCACCATCGCGTACCCGATGAGGTGGGTGAAGGAGATCTTCCCGCCCCGGGCGCGCTTCAGGTGGTTGTTGATCACGATGCGGTTGTCGAAGAGCAGCTTCACCGGGACCGCGCGCACGGACGTGGCCGTGGGCACCTCGATCGAGGCGTTCATGTTCTTCGCGACCGCGGCGGCGGGGCCGCGCAGCGTGACCAGCTCGGGACCCTCCGCGGACGCGGCGGCGGGCTCGGCCTTCGGCTTGGCCGCGGCGGGCTTCGCCGGAGCCGGGGCAGCGGCCGGAGCCGGAGCCGGAGCCGGGGCGGCGGCCTTGGCGGGCGCCGGAGCGGCGGCAGCGGGCTGCGCGGCCGCGGGAGCCGGCGCGGGCACCGAGGGCGCCGCAGGAGCCGCGGGAGCGGCAGGAGCCGCCTGAGCCGGGGCGGCGGGGGCCGGAGCAGCAGCCGCAGCCGGGGCGGCGGCCGCGCCCGGCTTGTAGTCGGCGAAGAAGTCCCACCAGGCTCGGTCTACCGAATTCGGGTCCTGGAGGTACTGCTGATAGATCTCGTCGACGAGCCACTCGTTCGGTCCGAACGCGGCCGCGGGGTTCTTGCCCGCTTGGTCTGCGTCGGTCGAGATGCTCGAGTTACTGGGGGACTGTGGCGACACGGCGGCAACCGCCCTCTTCCGCTTCACAAGGTGATGGACAGCGGGAATAAAGGCTACGCCTCCAAGACCCAGAAGGTCAGGCCGGGCCGGTTCATCGTCGTGTAAGTCACATCGAAAACCGTGTTTCGCCGCTGGAAATGGCGGGAAACAAGCGTGGTTCCGGTTCTCACGGC includes:
- a CDS encoding multifunctional oxoglutarate decarboxylase/oxoglutarate dehydrogenase thiamine pyrophosphate-binding subunit/dihydrolipoyllysine-residue succinyltransferase subunit: MSPQSPSNSSISTDADQAGKNPAAAFGPNEWLVDEIYQQYLQDPNSVDRAWWDFFADYKPGAAAAPAAAAAPAPAAPAQAAPAAPAAPAAPSVPAPAPAAAQPAAAAPAPAKAAAPAPAPAPAAAPAPAKPAAAKPKAEPAAASAEGPELVTLRGPAAAVAKNMNASIEVPTATSVRAVPVKLLFDNRIVINNHLKRARGGKISFTHLIGYAMVQAIKAMPSMNYSFTEKDGKPTLVKPEHVNFGLAIDLVKPNGDRQLVVAGIKKAETLNFFEFWQAYEDIVRRARDGKLTMDDFSGVTVSLTNPGGLGTVHSVPRLMPGQSVIMGVGSMDYPAEFQGTSQDTLNKLGISKVMTLTSTYDHRVIQGAASGEFLRIVANLLLGENGFYDDIFEALRIPYEPVRWLRDIDASHDDDVTKAARVFELIHSYRVRGHVMADTDPLEYRQRKHPDLDITEHGLTLWDLEREFAVGGFAGKSMMKLRDILGVLRDSYCRTTGIEFMHIQDPKQRKWIQDRVERPHSKPEREEQLRILRRLNAAEAFETFLQTKYVGQKRFSLEGGESVIPLLDAVIDSAAESRLDEVVIGMAHRGRLNVLANIVGKSYAQIFREFEGNLDPKSMHGSGDVKYHLGAQGTFTGLDGEQITVSLAANPSHLETVDPVIEGIARAKQDIINKGGTDFTVLPVALHGDAAFAGQGVVAETLNMSQLRGYRTGGTVHIVINNQVGFTAAPESSRSSMYATDVARMIEAPIFHVNGDDPEAVVRVARLAFEFRQAFNKDVVIDLICYRRRGHNESDNPAFTQPLMYDLIDKKRSVRKLYTESLIGRGDITLEEAEQALQDYQGQLEKVFTEVREAVSQPATGPVSDPQAEFPVAVNTAISTEVVKRIAESQVNIPDTFHVHPRLLPQLQRRAAMVEDGTIDWGMGETLAVGSLLLEGTPVRLSGQDSQRGTFGQRHAVLINRETGEEYTPLQYLAEDQARYNVYNSLLSEYAVMGFEYGYSLARPDALVMWEAQFGDFVNGAQTVVDEYISAAEQKWGQTSGVTLLLPHGYEGQGPDHSSARVERFLQLCAQNNMTVAMPTLPSNYFHLLRWQVHNPHHKPLVVFTPKSMLRLKAAASKTEEFTSGQFRPVIGDTSVDAAAVRKVVFVAGKLYYDLEAERQKRGITDTAIIRIERLYPLPGAELQAEIAKYPNAEKYLWAQEEPANQGAWPFIALNLIDHLDLAVGADVPHGERLRRISRPHSSSPAVGSAKRHQAEQEQLVREVFEA